The following are encoded together in the Acanthochromis polyacanthus isolate Apoly-LR-REF ecotype Palm Island chromosome 14, KAUST_Apoly_ChrSc, whole genome shotgun sequence genome:
- the LOC110954602 gene encoding LOW QUALITY PROTEIN: mid1-interacting protein 1A-like (The sequence of the model RefSeq protein was modified relative to this genomic sequence to represent the inferred CDS: deleted 2 bases in 2 codons), with the protein MMMQLPESSNQKNNLFNAMNRFIGAVNNMDQTVMVPSLLRDVPVDEDSEMSSLKSDVDDGANHVRAYYQLLKSHPPGNHRWGVRVRPRPTRGGKEKHDESPDHHSSGVHVVFLSSPVIRGRRRQEDRGSGEAQFQYHLTGLQGVLSKPSRQQGPNASPNRYKKEVGIGGWGQ; encoded by the exons ATGATGATGCAGCTGCCAGAAAGCTCCAATCAGAAAAACAACCTCTTCAACGCCATGAACCGCTTCATCGGCGCCGTGAACAACATGGACCAGACGGTCATGGTGCCCAGCCTGCTGCGGGACGTCCCCGTCGACGAGGACAGCGAGATGAGCTCCCTGAAGTCGGACGTGGACGATGGGGCGAACCATGTACGCGCTTACTACCAG CTGCTCAAGTCCCATCCGCCGGGCAACCATCGGTGGGGGGTCCGGGTGCGCCCGCGGCCGACGAGAGGCGGCAAGGAGAAGCATGATGAATCACCCGACCACCACTCCTCCGGCGTCCACGTcgtcttcctctcctctccggTCATCCGAGGACGACGAAGGCAAGAGGACCGAGGATCTGGAGAAGCCCAGTTCCAGTACCACCTGACCGGGCTGCAAGGGGTGCTGTCCAAGCCTTCAAGGCAGCAAGGCCCAAACGCCTCACCAAAC CGCTACAAGAAGGAGGTTGGAATCGGAGGATGGGGCCAGTAG
- the tspan7b gene encoding tetraspanin-7b, protein METKPVITCLKTLLIVYSFVFWITGAILLAVGVWGKLMLGPYISLIADNSTNAPYVLIGTGTVIIVFGLFGCFATCRGSPWMLKLYAMFLSLVFLAELVAGISGFVFRHEIKGTFRRTYSDAVLNYNAEDEASRAVDNLQHKLRCCGVYNYTSWFASVYYPSNGIPASCCFNSSDCNPEDLRNATVAPSKVFHQGCFELVTSFMETNMAIIAGVTFGIAFSQLIGMLLACCLSRIITANQYEMV, encoded by the exons ATGGAGACCAAACCGGTCATCACCTGCCTTAAAACCCTGCTCATCGTCTACTCCTTCGTCTTCTGG ATAACAGGAGCCATCCTGCTGGCGGTGGGAGTATGGGGGAAGCTGATGCTGGGCCCCTACATCTCTCTGATCGCCGACAACTCCACCAACGCCCCGTACGTGCTCATCGGCACCGGCACCGTCATCATCGTCTTCGGCCTGTTCGGATGCTTCGCCACCTGCAGAGGAAGCCCATGGATGCTGAAGCTG TATGCCATGTTCCTGTCGCTGGTCTTCCTCGCCGAGTTAGTGGCAGGGATCTCTGGATTTGTGTTTCGCCATGAG ATAAAGGGAACCTTTCGCAGAACATACAGCGACGCAGTCCTGAACTACAACGCCGAGGATGAGGCGAGCCGTGCCGTCGACAACCTGCAGCACAAG CTGCGTTGCTGTGGCGTTTATAACTACACCAGCTGGTTTGCCAGCGTCTACTACCCCTCCAACGGCATTCCTgccagctgctgcttcaactCCTCCGACTGCAACCCTGAAGACCTCCGCAATGCAACCGTAGCTCCGAGCAAGGTCTTCCACCAG GGCTGCTTTGAGCTGGTCACTTCATTCATGGAAACCAACATGGCCATCATCGCAGGAGTGACGTTCGGGATCGCCTTCTCACAG ctgattggcatgctgctggcctgctgtCTGTCCAGGATCATCACAGCCAATCAGTATGAGATGGTTTAG